In a genomic window of Rhodovulum sp. P5:
- a CDS encoding YgcG family protein, protein MIHLRLIPLLLLLLWPTASLAQSDRWPDHADLYVNDIAGIIDAPAEDRLRAILRALRSDTGVEMTVLTIGARRDYVEGETLAGFAKTLFNIWGVGDAERNDGILVLVAHDDRAMRIALGSGYSSDWNTVAQAVIDDSFLPRFREDRYSAGILEGTEATIARIARPHAAGAEPPQGTSFSLRDLAVLAGFSILAVFLVLKRKLGDVGYRMRRCPNCGQRGLHRDRRVLSKATPNTPGLRETEITCRNCDYRDRRTEDIPPRSAKGDPGDFGGGTSSGGGASGRW, encoded by the coding sequence ATGATCCACCTGCGCCTGATCCCCCTGCTGCTGTTGCTCCTCTGGCCAACGGCCAGCCTCGCCCAGTCGGACCGGTGGCCGGACCATGCGGACCTATACGTCAACGATATCGCCGGGATCATCGACGCCCCGGCAGAGGACCGGTTGCGGGCGATCTTACGGGCGCTGCGGTCTGACACCGGTGTCGAGATGACCGTACTGACGATCGGGGCGCGCCGGGATTATGTCGAGGGCGAAACCCTGGCCGGTTTCGCGAAGACCCTGTTCAACATCTGGGGCGTCGGCGATGCCGAGCGGAATGACGGCATCCTTGTCCTTGTGGCACATGACGACCGGGCAATGCGCATTGCGCTCGGGTCGGGCTATTCCAGCGACTGGAACACAGTCGCGCAGGCGGTGATCGACGACAGCTTCCTGCCCCGGTTCCGGGAAGACCGATATTCCGCGGGGATCTTGGAAGGCACCGAGGCCACCATCGCCCGGATTGCCCGCCCCCACGCCGCGGGCGCGGAACCGCCCCAGGGTACCAGTTTCTCCCTGCGCGATCTGGCTGTCCTTGCGGGCTTCTCGATCCTTGCGGTGTTTCTGGTTCTGAAAAGGAAGCTCGGGGATGTCGGCTACCGTATGCGCCGCTGCCCGAACTGTGGGCAGAGGGGTCTGCACCGGGACCGGCGGGTCCTGTCGAAAGCCACCCCAAACACGCCGGGCCTGCGCGAGACCGAGATTACCTGCCGCAACTGCGACTATCGCGACCGTAGGACCGAGGACATTCCGCCCCGATCCGCAAAGGGCGACCCCGGTGATTTCGGCGGCGGCACGTCCTCTGGCGGCGGCGCCAGCGGGCGTTGGTAG
- a CDS encoding SDR family NAD(P)-dependent oxidoreductase, whose product MQISETKAIVTGGASGLGAAVARALCAEEAAVTILDRDTDQGMALASEIGAGFQPVDVTEESSVEQAIGEAAAQMGGITACINCAGVVIAERTLGRNGPHALETFRRTVEVNLIGSFNVLRLAAEEMARNAPDGDGCRGVIVNTASVAAFDGQKGQAAYAASKGGIAAMTLPLARDLASQNIRVMAIAPGVFRTPMLESLGQEVMDGLAADVTAPQRLGEPQEFAALVLHILGNCYLNGEVIRLDGALRMR is encoded by the coding sequence ATGCAGATCAGTGAGACCAAGGCCATCGTGACCGGGGGCGCATCGGGGCTGGGGGCCGCGGTGGCGCGTGCCTTGTGTGCCGAAGAGGCAGCGGTCACCATCCTAGACCGCGACACGGACCAGGGTATGGCACTGGCCAGCGAAATCGGCGCGGGGTTTCAGCCCGTCGACGTGACAGAGGAATCGTCTGTCGAACAGGCGATTGGAGAGGCCGCGGCACAGATGGGCGGCATCACCGCCTGCATCAATTGCGCCGGCGTCGTGATCGCGGAACGCACACTGGGCCGCAACGGTCCCCACGCGCTGGAAACCTTCCGCCGGACCGTCGAGGTCAACCTGATCGGCAGCTTCAACGTGCTTCGGCTGGCCGCAGAGGAAATGGCGAGGAACGCCCCCGACGGCGACGGTTGCCGCGGGGTGATCGTGAACACGGCCTCTGTTGCGGCCTTCGACGGGCAAAAGGGTCAGGCGGCCTATGCAGCCTCCAAGGGCGGGATCGCGGCGATGACCCTGCCGCTGGCCCGCGACCTGGCCAGCCAGAACATCCGGGTGATGGCCATTGCGCCGGGCGTATTCCGCACGCCGATGCTGGAAAGCCTCGGGCAAGAGGTGATGGATGGCCTGGCCGCGGACGTGACCGCGCCGCAAAGGCTGGGCGAGCCGCAGGAGTTCGCAGCCCTTGTCCTGCATATCCTCGGCAACTGCTATCTGAACGGAGAGGTGATCCGCCTGGACGGGGCGCTGCGGATGCGGTGA
- a CDS encoding VCBS repeat-containing protein, which translates to MDEFEAVASALPAVTDATLPTEITRVSVATDGTQSNTGSDNPVLSPDGRFVAFHATANTLVDGDTNGVKDVFVHDRQTGETERVSVASDGSEADSFSYATRISAFSTDGRYVVFDSTATNLVDDGSNELAWDVFIHDRDTGETQQVALSSDGTDADGASYGVAMTPDARFVAFSSEATNLVDDDTNGYTDVFVRDLETGETERVSVASDGSEADLSSSNASLSDDGRYVAFLSSATNLVAGDTNATGEIYVHDRQTGETELVTAAFDDGVSDGDHRNPAISGNGRFVVYNSNASNLVTGDTNEEDDIFVYDRLTGETERVSVASDGAEANNGSAFHRFAGISADGRFVVFDSWATNLVEEDTNGMLDVFVHDRQTGQTARVSVASDGAEGNGSSSDPSISADGQFITFLSYADNFVVGDTNYAEDVFVTANPLYASGADTRQDFNGDGTDDVLWRKETGHVGYWEMQDGDETFHAIGYAGTDWSVQGTGDFNGDDTDDILWRKDTGHVGYFEMDDGQETYHAIGWSGLDWTVDGTGDFNGDGTDDILWRKDTGHVGYFEMNEGQQTYHAIGWSGLDWTVEGTGDFNGDGTDDILWRKDTGHVGYFEMNDGQQTYRAIGWAGLEWSVAGTGDFNGDDTDDILWRKDTGHVGYFEMENGQKTYRAIGWAVTDWSVADVGDFNGDGTDDVLWRKDTGQVGWWEMTDGAATFQVIANVGLEWDVA; encoded by the coding sequence ATGGACGAATTCGAGGCCGTTGCCAGCGCCCTTCCGGCGGTGACCGATGCAACACTGCCCACAGAGATCACGCGCGTGTCGGTGGCCACCGACGGAACTCAGAGCAATACCGGCAGCGACAATCCCGTGCTCTCGCCCGACGGTCGGTTCGTTGCGTTTCACGCGACTGCCAACACCCTGGTGGACGGGGATACCAACGGGGTCAAAGACGTCTTCGTTCACGATCGCCAGACAGGCGAGACCGAGCGGGTTTCGGTCGCAAGCGATGGGTCCGAGGCCGACAGCTTCAGCTACGCGACCCGTATTTCGGCGTTTTCCACCGATGGTCGCTATGTCGTTTTCGATTCCACGGCCACGAACCTCGTGGACGACGGATCCAACGAACTGGCCTGGGATGTCTTCATTCACGACCGTGACACGGGTGAGACCCAGCAGGTCGCCCTGTCCAGCGACGGGACCGACGCTGACGGCGCGAGCTATGGGGTCGCCATGACGCCGGATGCCCGTTTCGTCGCCTTTTCGTCAGAGGCCACCAACCTCGTGGACGATGACACGAACGGCTACACCGACGTCTTCGTTCGTGACCTTGAAACGGGCGAAACCGAACGGGTCTCGGTCGCAAGCGATGGCTCCGAAGCTGATCTGTCGTCCTCCAACGCCTCCCTGTCGGATGATGGCCGCTATGTCGCGTTCTTGAGCAGCGCCACCAATCTGGTGGCCGGCGATACCAATGCCACGGGCGAGATCTACGTGCACGACCGCCAGACGGGCGAGACCGAACTCGTGACCGCCGCGTTCGACGATGGTGTCAGTGATGGCGACCATCGGAATCCGGCGATCTCGGGCAATGGCCGCTTCGTCGTGTACAACTCCAACGCCAGCAACCTCGTTACCGGCGATACGAACGAAGAGGACGACATCTTCGTCTACGACCGCCTGACGGGCGAGACCGAGCGGGTCTCGGTGGCAAGCGACGGGGCCGAAGCCAATAATGGCAGTGCCTTCCACCGGTTTGCCGGGATCTCGGCCGATGGGCGCTTTGTGGTGTTCGACTCCTGGGCCACCAACCTGGTCGAAGAAGATACGAACGGCATGCTGGACGTCTTCGTGCATGACCGCCAGACCGGGCAAACCGCACGCGTCTCGGTCGCAAGCGACGGGGCCGAAGGGAACGGCAGTAGCAGCGACCCGTCGATTTCCGCAGACGGCCAGTTCATCACCTTCCTGTCCTATGCGGACAACTTCGTGGTGGGAGACACCAATTATGCCGAGGATGTCTTTGTCACCGCCAACCCGCTTTATGCGTCGGGGGCCGACACGCGTCAGGATTTCAACGGCGACGGCACCGATGATGTGCTCTGGCGCAAGGAAACCGGCCATGTCGGCTATTGGGAGATGCAGGACGGCGACGAGACCTTCCACGCCATCGGCTATGCCGGCACCGACTGGAGCGTGCAGGGCACGGGCGATTTCAACGGTGACGATACCGACGACATCCTGTGGCGGAAGGATACCGGCCATGTCGGCTATTTCGAGATGGACGATGGGCAAGAGACCTATCACGCCATCGGCTGGTCAGGTCTGGACTGGACGGTTGACGGCACGGGCGATTTCAACGGCGACGGGACGGACGACATCCTGTGGCGGAAAGACACCGGCCATGTCGGCTATTTCGAGATGAACGAAGGGCAGCAGACCTATCACGCCATCGGCTGGTCGGGGCTGGACTGGACGGTTGAGGGCACGGGCGATTTCAACGGCGACGGGACGGACGACATCCTGTGGCGGAAAGACACCGGCCATGTCGGCTATTTCGAGATGAACGATGGGCAGCAGACCTATCGCGCCATCGGCTGGGCCGGGCTGGAATGGTCTGTCGCGGGCACGGGCGATTTCAACGGCGACGATACGGACGACATCCTTTGGCGGAAGGACACCGGCCATGTCGGCTATTTCGAGATGGAGAATGGGCAGAAGACCTATCGCGCCATCGGTTGGGCCGTCACGGACTGGTCTGTCGCGGATGTCGGAGATTTCAATGGCGACGGCACCGATGATGTCCTGTGGCGGAAGGACACCGGTCAGGTCGGCTGGTGGGAGATGACCGACGGGGCCGCGACCTTCCAAGTCATCGCCAATGTCGGGCTGGAGTGGGACGTCGCGTGA